The following are from one region of the Capsicum annuum cultivar UCD-10X-F1 chromosome 1, UCD10Xv1.1, whole genome shotgun sequence genome:
- the LOC107857129 gene encoding protein SEMI-ROLLED LEAF 2, whose product MGISHRIMPACDQLCVCCPAMRTRSRQPVKRYKKLISDSFPRTPDGEPNDRMISKLCEYASKNPLRIPKITTVLEQRCYRELRNENLGSVKVVMCIYRRLLTTCKQQMPLFAGSFLSIIHILLDQMRHDDMRIVGCQALFDFVINQRDSTYMFNLEGLIPKICLLTQEMGEDERVLKLRCAGLQALSAMIWFMGEFCHMPAEFDSVTAAVLENCEGAKEKLDLNNDNQPVSSGENQMSSSSNELRRATSWKNIVTDKGLNVTVEDSRNPNFWSKVCLHNMAKLAKEATTVRRVLEALFRYFDNADLWSPEHGVALVVLLDMQSIMENSGQNTHFLLSTLIKHLDHKNVIKNPNMQIEIVQVASSLSKATKAQLSVTIVGAFSDMMRHLRKSIICSLDDSELGEEVIQWNRKLYTAIDECLVQMSQKVGDAGPILDVMAVMLESISNVTVMVRNTMAAVYRTAQIIASLPNHSYKNKAFPEALFHQILLAMVSPDHETRLVAHRVFSVVLVPSSVCPRPNSVHPRSTKATGIQRTLSRTVSVFSSSAALFDKLKKEQSPSHDNMDGKEKTFNAKSLAKNQSMLKRLTSSYSRAYTVKRNALPGMDDGKENGYTEEEQDGIFLKLKIRQISLLLSSLWVQAISPTNTPENYEAIAHTYSLVVLFSQTKKSSHEALIRSFQLAFSLRNISIGGKGSLPPSRRRSLFMLATSMIIFLSKAYSFIPVVACAKAALLDNTVDPFLQLVDDCKLQAVTGEIGHGVKVYGSKEDDDDALKSLAAIQLSSNQTTEHFASIIVESLRNSYKNKTAAIKDQLLKDFLPDDVCPLGAQLVSETSGKIYQFGSSDDKSLDEVGDLTLPILEDGLTTEKQNLSNSDLTLRIPDLLTVTQFLDSVSDTTLMGGRLSVSTYDMTFKDMANHCEALQAGKQQKMSHLMIAQAENPFDLYGQDYIQANMRSSNNYDNVKSPVGHTHVKHASEPNLSNPFITVPPMPCAAESNFFALPASSPYDNFLKAAGS is encoded by the exons atggggATTTCTCATAGAATAATGCCGGCGTGTGATcaactttgtgtgtgttgtccggCAATGCGGACGAGGTCCCGTCAACCTGTTAAGCGTTATAAGAAGTTGATTTCTGATAGCTTTCCTCGAACCCCG GATGGAGAGCCTAATGATCGAATGATCAGCAAATTGTGTGAATATGCTTCAAAAAATCCACTTCGGATACCCAAG ATAACGACTGTTCTTGAGCAAAGGTGCTACCGGGAACTAAGAAACGAGAATCTCGGGTCTGTAAAGGTTGTCATGTGTATCTACCGGAGGTTGCTTACAACCTGTAAGCAACAAAT GCCACTATTTGCAGGCAGCTTTCTCAGTATAATACACATTTTGCTGGATCAGATGAGGCATGATGATATGCGCATAGTTGGATGCCAAGCTCTTTTTGACTTCGTAATTAACCAG AGGGACTCCACATATATGTTTAACTTAGAAGGTTTGATTCCTAAAATCTGTCTTCTGACTCAAGAGATGGGTGAGGATGAAAGGGTGCTTAAACTGCGCTGCGCTGGTCTTCAAGCCCTGTCCGCTATG ATATGGTTTATGGGTGAATTTTGTCACATGCCAGCAGAATTCGATAGT GTGACAGCTGCAGTATTGGAGAATTGTGAAGGCGCTAAAGAGAAGCTGGATCTTAATAATGATAACCAACCAGTTTCTTCTGGTGAAAACCAGATGTCGTCATCCTCTAATGAATTGAGAAGGGCTACTTCTTGGAAAAATATAGTGACAGACAAAGGCCTTAATGTCACTGT GGAAGATTCAAGAAACCCCAATTTTTGGTCGAAGGTGTGCTTGCATAACATGGCGAAGTTAGCAAAGGAGGCAACAACTGTACGGCGTGTTCTGGAGGCCTTGTTCCGTTATTTCGATAATGCTGATCTTTGGTCTCCTGAACATGGAGTTGCCCTTGTTGTGTTGCTTGACATGCAATCTATTATGGAAAACTCCg GGCAGAACACACATTTCTTGCTTTCTACTTTGATCAAGCACCTTGATCATAAGAATGTCATTAAAAATCCAAATATGCAGATAGAAATTGTTCAAGTTGCCAGCTCCCTTTCTAAGGCAACAAAGGCTCAGTTATCTGTGACGATAGTTGGTGCGTTTAGTGATATGATGAGACACCTCCGAAAGAGCATAATCTGTTCCCTTGATGACTCGGAACTTGGGGAAGAAGTAATTCAATGGAACAGAAAGTTATACACAGCTATTGATGAATGCCTTGTACAAATGTCCCAAAAG GTAGGAGATGCTGGTCCAATTCTTGATGTGATGGCAGTGATGCTGGAAAGCATATCAAATGTAACGGTTATGGTGAGGAATACAATGGCTGCTGTTTATCGAACTGCTCAGATTATTGCATCCTTACCAAATCATTCATATAAAAACAAG GCTTTCCCTGAGGCATTATTCCATCAAATTCTTTTAGCTATGGTCTCCCCAGACCATGAAACAAGGCTTGTGGCACATCGTGTCTTTTCTGTTGTACTTGTCCCATCTTCAGTTTGCCCCCGTCCTAACTCTGTCCATCCACGGTCAACAAAGGCTACTGGTATTCAGAGGACACTATCTAGAACTGTTTCAGTGTTTTCTTCTTCAGCTGCGCtttttgataaattaaagaaAGAGCAATCTCCCTCTCATGACAATATGGATGGAAAGGAAAAAACATTCAATGCTAAATCCTTGGCCAAAAACCAATCCATGCTGAAAAGATTAACATCAAGCTATAGTCGAGCTTATACAGTGAAAAGGAATGCGTTACCTGGAATGGATGATGGAAAAGAGAATGGTTATACAGAAGAGGAGCAG gATGGAATTTTTCTCAAGCTGAAAATTCGACAGATCAGCCTCTTGCTATCTTCCCTGTGGGTGCAGGCAATCTCTCCTACAAATACTCCAGAGAATTACGAAGCAATTGCTCATACTTACAGTTTGGTGGTGTTATTTTCACAAACAAAG AAATCCAGCCATGAGGCTCTTATTCGAAGTTTCCAGCTAGCATTTTCTTTGAGGAACATTTCTATAGGAGGGAAAG GATCTCTACCACCATCACGTCGCAGGTCACTCTTTATGTTGGCAACATCCATGATTATTTTCCTATCTAAAGCCTACAGCTTTATCCCTGTTGTTGCTTGTGCTAAAGCTGCATTGCTGGATAATACA GTTGATCCTTTTCTTCAGTTGGTAGATGACTGTAAACTGCAAGCTGTAACTGGCGAAATAGGGCATGGAGTCAAAGTTTATGGCTCAaaagaggatgatgatgatgcctTGAAATCACTTGCGGCAATACAACTATCCAGTAACCAAACTACAGAACACTTTGCTTCAATAATAGTCGAGAGCCTGAGGAATTCTTATAAA AATAAGACTGCTGCTATAAAGGATCAGTTGCTTAAAGATTTTCTTCCTGATGATGTTTGTCCTTTGGGAGCTCAGCTAGTCTCAGAAACATCAGGGAAGATCTACCAATTCGGTTCAAGTGATGATAAGAGTCTGGACGAG GTTGGTGACCTGACTTTGCCCATCTTGGAGGACGGCTTAACAACTGAGAAGCAGAATTTATCTAACTCAGATCTTACTCTGCGAATTCCAGACCTCTTAACTGTCACTCAGTTCCTAGATTCG GTATCTGATACAACACTTATGGGAGGAAGACTCTCTGTCTCAACTTATGATATGACTTTCAAGGACATGGCAAACCATTGCGAGGCCCTTCAAGCAGGGAAGCAGCAAAAGATGTCACATCTAATGATTGCCCAAGCCGAAAATCCTTTTGACTTATATGGACAGGACTATATCCAGGCAAATATGAGGTCTTCAAACAACTACGATAATGTGAAATCTCCT